A portion of the Campylobacter concisus ATCC 51562 genome contains these proteins:
- a CDS encoding phosphatidate cytidylyltransferase: protein MQSRIITGVLMFVAILVVFFIDNYILNFILLGAVLYFAFNESLKLYNIDHKQLVFAALAFYVLTYFTNPIFIAILAIMLVASILAHIKSENLKLVAPFVYPTTPIFMMWMLYSEYGVGYLVWLILSVVASDSGAFFVGKMFGKHPFSPSSPNKTIEGAAGGMAIGTVIGCIVGNFVTEGFFQILFSSFLVCVFAVWGDLFESYLKRLCGVKDSGSLFPGHGGMLDRIDGYLFGVVALLWSLSW from the coding sequence ATGCAATCTCGCATAATCACTGGCGTTTTGATGTTTGTTGCTATTTTAGTAGTTTTTTTTATTGATAATTATATTTTAAATTTTATCTTGCTCGGCGCTGTGCTTTATTTTGCTTTTAATGAGTCGCTCAAGCTTTATAATATCGATCACAAACAGCTAGTTTTTGCCGCACTTGCTTTTTACGTGCTTACATATTTTACAAATCCAATATTCATAGCGATCCTTGCTATCATGCTAGTTGCTTCGATCCTAGCTCACATAAAAAGTGAAAATTTAAAGCTAGTCGCACCTTTTGTCTATCCAACCACGCCGATCTTTATGATGTGGATGCTTTACTCAGAGTATGGCGTAGGCTATCTTGTATGGCTTATATTAAGCGTCGTTGCAAGCGATAGCGGTGCATTTTTTGTTGGGAAAATGTTTGGCAAACATCCATTTAGCCCAAGCTCACCAAACAAAACAATCGAAGGTGCAGCAGGCGGTATGGCGATAGGCACCGTGATTGGCTGCATTGTTGGAAATTTTGTAACTGAAGGATTTTTCCAAATTTTATTCTCAAGCTTTTTAGTCTGCGTCTTTGCGGTTTGGGGAGATTTGTTTGAGAGCTACCTAAAAAGACTTTGCGGTGTCAAAGATAGTGGTTCGCTCTTCCCAGGACACGGCGGCATGCTTGATAGGATAGATGGCTATTTATTTGGTGTAGTTGCCCTACTTTGGTCGCTCTCGTGGTAA
- a CDS encoding fumarate reductase flavoprotein subunit, producing the protein MNVKYYDALVIGGGLAGLRAAVAAGEKGLSTVVLSLIPVKRSHSAAAQGGMQASLGNSKMSEGDNEDVHFADTVKGSDWGCDQQVARMFCQTAPKAIRELAAWGVPWTRITKGERSAIINAQKTTIVEKEEVHGLIHSRDFGGTKKWRTCFTADATGHTMLFAVANEALKHNVEIHDRKEAIALIHANNRCYGAIVRDLVNGEITAYVAKGTLIATGGYGRVYKHTTNAVVCEGIGAAIALETGVAQLGNMEAVQFHPTPIVPSGILLTEGCRGDGGILRDVDGYRFMPDYEPEKKELASRDVVSRRIMEHIRAGKGVPSPYGYHVWLDISILGREHIEKNLRDVQEICEIFNGIDPADTEVYTDENGRQRGKGWAPILPMQHYSMGGIKTKPTGESPTLAGLFSAGEAACWDMHGFNRLGGNSVSETVVAGMIVGDYFADYCGSHEIDINTADIEKFVKKEENYLKSLVEKEGKFNVFEIKNKMKDIMWEHVAIFRTGEGLAVAVKELEELYKQSLDVKVTNKALFGNPELEEAYRVPKMLKLALCIAKGALDRTESRGAHCREDYPKRDDLNWLNRTLTSWKEGDTLPTIVYEPLDIMKMEMPPAFRGYGAKGNIIEHPDSAIRQKEVDEIREKMQAEGKSRQEIQEALMHYDLQPKYKAPNERAGIGYE; encoded by the coding sequence ATGAATGTAAAATATTATGATGCATTGGTAATTGGTGGTGGTCTAGCTGGTCTTAGAGCTGCTGTGGCTGCTGGAGAAAAGGGCTTAAGCACCGTCGTTTTAAGTCTAATACCTGTAAAACGCTCGCACTCTGCGGCTGCGCAAGGCGGCATGCAAGCCTCTTTGGGAAATTCAAAAATGAGCGAAGGCGACAACGAGGACGTACACTTTGCCGACACGGTAAAAGGTAGCGACTGGGGCTGCGATCAGCAAGTTGCACGTATGTTTTGTCAAACCGCACCTAAGGCGATCCGCGAGCTAGCGGCTTGGGGCGTGCCTTGGACTCGTATAACAAAAGGCGAGAGAAGCGCTATCATCAACGCTCAAAAAACGACTATCGTAGAAAAAGAAGAGGTCCACGGACTCATCCACTCTCGCGACTTTGGCGGAACTAAAAAATGGAGAACATGCTTTACAGCCGACGCCACCGGTCACACTATGCTTTTTGCTGTAGCGAACGAAGCTCTAAAACACAACGTCGAAATTCATGACAGAAAAGAAGCTATCGCGCTAATCCACGCAAACAACCGCTGTTACGGCGCGATCGTTCGCGATCTAGTTAACGGCGAGATCACGGCATACGTCGCAAAAGGTACGCTAATAGCTACGGGCGGCTACGGAAGGGTTTATAAACATACTACAAATGCCGTAGTTTGCGAAGGTATCGGCGCTGCCATCGCTCTTGAAACGGGCGTAGCTCAGCTTGGAAATATGGAAGCGGTGCAGTTTCACCCGACCCCGATCGTTCCAAGCGGTATCTTGCTAACGGAAGGTTGCCGCGGCGACGGCGGAATTTTACGCGACGTGGACGGATATCGCTTTATGCCTGATTATGAGCCTGAGAAAAAAGAACTAGCTAGCCGCGACGTCGTAAGCCGCCGCATCATGGAGCATATCCGCGCAGGCAAGGGCGTACCTAGCCCATACGGATATCACGTTTGGCTAGATATTTCAATCCTTGGACGCGAGCATATAGAGAAAAATTTACGCGATGTTCAAGAAATTTGCGAAATTTTTAACGGTATCGATCCTGCCGATACCGAAGTATATACTGACGAGAACGGACGACAGCGCGGTAAAGGCTGGGCGCCGATCCTGCCTATGCAGCACTACTCTATGGGCGGCATAAAAACTAAGCCTACAGGCGAGAGTCCTACGCTAGCGGGTCTATTTAGCGCCGGCGAGGCTGCTTGCTGGGATATGCACGGATTTAACCGCCTAGGCGGCAACTCCGTTTCGGAAACGGTCGTCGCGGGTATGATCGTTGGAGACTATTTTGCCGACTACTGCGGCAGCCACGAGATAGATATAAATACCGCAGATATAGAAAAATTCGTTAAAAAAGAGGAAAACTATCTAAAGAGCCTTGTCGAAAAAGAGGGTAAATTTAACGTATTTGAGATCAAAAACAAGATGAAAGACATCATGTGGGAGCACGTGGCGATCTTTAGAACAGGCGAAGGTCTAGCCGTAGCGGTAAAAGAGCTAGAAGAGCTTTATAAGCAATCTTTGGACGTCAAAGTCACAAATAAGGCGCTATTTGGCAACCCTGAGCTTGAGGAGGCCTACCGCGTACCAAAGATGCTAAAACTAGCCCTTTGTATCGCAAAAGGCGCGCTTGATCGCACCGAGAGCCGCGGAGCGCACTGCCGCGAGGACTATCCGAAACGCGACGACCTAAACTGGCTAAACAGAACTCTAACTAGCTGGAAAGAGGGCGATACGCTACCGACTATCGTATATGAGCCACTTGATATTATGAAAATGGAAATGCCACCAGCATTTAGAGGCTATGGTGCGAAAGGTAATATTATTGAGCATCCAGATAGTGCCATCCGCCAAAAAGAGGTTGATGAAATTCGTGAGAAAATGCAAGCTGAAGGTAAGAGCAGACAAGAAATTCAAGAGGCTTTAATGCACTATGATCTTCAACCAAAATATAAAGCACCAAACGAAAGAGCAGGAATAGGATATGAGTAG
- a CDS encoding uracil-xanthine permease family protein, which produces MQRYEGYKFDPKQSLIGVQFLFVAFGALVLVPILTGLDANVALFTAGLGTLLFQLITRKNVPPIFLASSFAFIAPLQYGIEKWGIAVTMGGVIFAGFFYVVLSLVVRFGGEKILHKILPPVVVGPVIMTIGLILAPNAVKMATSATEIYTQNEAMIVAGISLVATILVMMLGRGMFRLIPILLGIIVGYIVAYCFGMVDFTPIFNAPWFRMPNFTTPKFEFEAIIYMIPIAIAPAIEHIGDMLAISNVTKEDFLKNPGLKNTLLGDGLATSLAAFFGGPPNTTYSEVTGAVSLTKAYNPAIMTFAAITAIVLAFIGKLGAVLSTIPAPVIGGIMLLLFGIIASVGMETLIKNKVDLADPRNMIIVALIFIFAIGGMVLDLGAVKFSGIGLGAVTGIVLNLLLPKTKHYEGY; this is translated from the coding sequence ATGCAAAGGTATGAGGGTTATAAATTTGATCCCAAACAAAGCTTAATCGGCGTTCAGTTTTTATTTGTCGCCTTTGGTGCACTGGTATTAGTGCCGATACTTACGGGACTAGATGCAAATGTAGCTCTCTTTACGGCTGGTCTTGGCACGCTACTTTTTCAGCTAATTACTAGAAAAAATGTTCCGCCTATTTTTTTAGCAAGCTCCTTTGCTTTTATCGCGCCACTTCAGTACGGTATCGAAAAATGGGGCATAGCCGTGACGATGGGGGGCGTTATATTTGCTGGATTTTTCTACGTTGTTTTAAGCCTCGTGGTCCGATTTGGCGGAGAGAAAATTTTGCATAAAATTTTGCCTCCAGTTGTCGTTGGACCTGTCATCATGACAATAGGCCTTATCCTTGCTCCAAATGCCGTCAAAATGGCAACATCAGCCACTGAAATTTATACTCAAAATGAAGCAATGATCGTCGCTGGCATTTCGCTAGTGGCTACCATTTTAGTGATGATGCTTGGACGTGGCATGTTTAGGCTTATACCTATTTTACTTGGTATTATCGTCGGATACATCGTAGCTTACTGCTTTGGCATGGTTGATTTTACCCCTATCTTTAATGCACCTTGGTTTAGAATGCCAAATTTCACTACACCAAAATTTGAGTTTGAAGCAATCATTTATATGATACCTATCGCCATAGCTCCAGCGATCGAGCACATAGGCGATATGCTTGCTATCTCAAATGTCACAAAAGAGGATTTTCTAAAAAATCCAGGCCTTAAAAATACGCTCCTTGGAGATGGACTTGCTACTTCGCTTGCTGCCTTTTTTGGTGGCCCGCCAAACACTACATACTCAGAGGTCACAGGCGCAGTTAGCCTTACAAAAGCTTATAATCCAGCAATCATGACCTTTGCGGCGATCACTGCCATCGTGCTAGCCTTCATTGGCAAGCTAGGAGCTGTGCTCTCAACTATCCCAGCCCCAGTCATCGGCGGTATCATGCTGCTACTTTTTGGCATCATCGCAAGCGTTGGCATGGAGACGCTTATAAAAAATAAAGTTGACCTTGCAGACCCTAGAAACATGATAATCGTAGCCCTCATCTTCATCTTTGCCATCGGCGGCATGGTGCTTGACCTTGGAGCGGTTAAATTTTCAGGTATAGGGCTTGGTGCGGTTACTGGTATAGTTTTAAATTTGCTTTTACCAAAGACAAAGCATTATGAAGGATATTAA
- the tsaD gene encoding tRNA (adenosine(37)-N6)-threonylcarbamoyltransferase complex transferase subunit TsaD, translating into MILGIESSCDDSSVALIDERTLEKIYYKKISQEEEHAIFGGVVPELAARLHTKALPALLEDILPNFKEIKAIAVTNEPGLSVSLIGGVSMAKALSVALNIPLIAVNHLVGHIYSLFLDREATFPLGVLLVSGGHTMILEVSENGEITELASTGDDSFGESFDKVAKMLDLGYPGGAVVQQNAILCKDKERFHFTIPLLHDKRLEYSFSGLKNQVRVEISKLDSITKKDISDICYAFENTACEHILNKLEKVFYLRDFKRFGVVGGASANLNLRKRLEILCQKNECELLLAPLEFCSDNALMIARAGREKYLKGEFVNHSELNINPRVSFKKLELN; encoded by the coding sequence ATGATACTTGGCATCGAAAGTAGCTGCGATGATAGCTCGGTCGCACTAATAGATGAACGCACTTTAGAGAAAATTTATTATAAAAAAATTTCTCAAGAGGAGGAGCACGCTATCTTTGGTGGCGTGGTTCCTGAGCTTGCAGCTAGGCTTCATACAAAGGCACTGCCAGCACTTTTAGAGGATATCTTGCCAAATTTTAAAGAAATAAAAGCGATCGCTGTAACAAATGAGCCGGGTCTTAGTGTGAGCCTAATAGGTGGCGTCAGCATGGCAAAAGCATTAAGCGTTGCTCTTAATATCCCGCTAATTGCCGTAAATCATTTAGTTGGCCACATTTACTCACTATTTTTAGATCGTGAAGCCACCTTTCCACTTGGCGTCCTGTTAGTTAGTGGCGGGCATACGATGATCTTAGAAGTAAGCGAAAATGGTGAAATCACTGAGCTTGCAAGTACTGGCGATGATAGCTTTGGTGAGAGCTTTGATAAGGTTGCTAAAATGCTTGATCTTGGCTATCCAGGCGGTGCCGTAGTTCAGCAAAATGCCATACTTTGTAAAGACAAAGAGAGGTTTCATTTTACCATTCCACTTCTTCACGATAAACGTCTTGAGTATAGTTTTTCAGGGCTTAAAAATCAAGTCAGGGTTGAAATTTCAAAGCTAGATAGTATCACTAAAAAAGATATTTCTGACATCTGCTACGCATTTGAAAATACTGCCTGTGAGCACATTTTAAACAAGCTTGAAAAGGTCTTTTATTTAAGAGATTTTAAGCGTTTTGGTGTAGTTGGCGGCGCAAGTGCAAATCTAAATTTACGAAAAAGACTTGAGATACTTTGTCAAAAAAACGAGTGCGAGCTTTTGCTAGCTCCACTTGAGTTTTGCTCTGATAACGCCTTGATGATAGCAAGAGCGGGGCGTGAGAAGTACCTAAAAGGCGAGTTTGTAAACCATAGCGAGCTAAATATAAACCCAAGAGTTAGCTTTAAAAAGCTTGAGTTAAATTAA
- the dxr gene encoding 1-deoxy-D-xylulose-5-phosphate reductoisomerase translates to MVALVVILGSTGSIGKNALNLCEKFGVEVEALSCAKNVDLLNEQILKFKPKFVCVGDEKLAKNVKNIEAKNIFFGEAGLLQMLEISSSKKVINALVGFAGLAPSLKTQTLSKRLALANKESLVVGGKFLKTREILPIDSEHFGLKFLLENKTAPKRLIITASGGAFYKKPIKFLKDATPSDALKHPNWDMGAKITIDSATMANKLFEVMEAYWLYGVKEIEAVIEPTSAIHAVVEFIDGSSTMHLSQPDMKLAIAHAMFENINENIVSHANLLDLKNIKFHKISLKKYPIFSLKDKVLANPDLGVVINAANEVGVFSFLEKKCSFLDISRLVLSSVKNFRNIKISSIDEIFEADKEVRNYAKRMLNAKV, encoded by the coding sequence TTGGTCGCTCTCGTGGTAATACTTGGTTCAACTGGTTCAATCGGCAAAAACGCCCTTAACCTTTGCGAAAAATTTGGCGTAGAGGTTGAGGCGTTAAGCTGCGCTAAAAATGTAGATTTGCTAAATGAGCAAATCTTAAAATTTAAGCCAAAATTTGTCTGCGTAGGCGATGAAAAGCTAGCTAAAAATGTAAAAAACATAGAAGCTAAAAATATCTTTTTTGGCGAGGCTGGACTGCTACAAATGCTAGAAATTTCAAGCTCAAAAAAGGTAATAAACGCCCTTGTTGGCTTTGCTGGCCTTGCTCCTAGTCTAAAGACACAAACTCTTAGCAAAAGACTTGCGCTTGCAAACAAAGAGAGCCTTGTTGTTGGAGGCAAATTTCTAAAAACTAGAGAAATTTTGCCCATTGACAGCGAGCATTTTGGACTTAAATTTCTACTTGAAAATAAAACTGCACCAAAAAGACTCATCATCACAGCAAGTGGCGGTGCTTTTTACAAAAAGCCGATCAAATTTCTAAAAGACGCCACACCAAGTGATGCTTTGAAGCATCCAAACTGGGATATGGGCGCAAAGATCACTATTGATAGTGCGACGATGGCAAATAAGCTTTTTGAGGTGATGGAAGCTTACTGGCTTTATGGCGTCAAGGAGATCGAGGCTGTGATAGAGCCAACTTCTGCGATACATGCCGTAGTTGAATTTATAGATGGCTCAAGCACGATGCACCTCTCGCAACCTGACATGAAACTAGCTATCGCTCATGCTATGTTTGAAAATATCAATGAAAATATTGTCTCACACGCAAATTTACTTGATCTAAAAAATATAAAATTTCATAAAATCAGCCTTAAAAAATATCCCATTTTTTCGCTAAAAGATAAAGTCCTGGCAAACCCTGATCTAGGTGTAGTGATAAATGCTGCAAATGAGGTTGGAGTATTTAGCTTTTTAGAGAAAAAATGTTCGTTTTTGGATATCTCAAGGCTCGTTTTAAGCTCTGTTAAAAATTTTAGAAATATTAAAATTTCAAGTATTGATGAAATTTTTGAAGCTGATAAAGAAGTTAGAAATTACGCAAAAAGGATGTTAAATGCAAAGGTATGA
- a CDS encoding fumarate reductase iron-sulfur subunit, whose protein sequence is MSRKITIKAFKYNPLSKISKPHFATYELEETDGMTLFIALNMIREKFDPDLSFDFVCRAGICGSCGMLVNGKPRLACRTLTKDFESGVIELMPLPVFKLLKDLSVDTGNWMNAMSRRVESWIHTDHETDISKLEEKVEPEVAQEVFELDRCIECGICVAACGTAIMRPDFIGAVGLNRVARFKIDALDKRTDEDFYELIGDDDGVFGCMTLLGCEDNCPKHLPLQSRIAYMRRKMAAIK, encoded by the coding sequence ATGAGTAGAAAAATAACCATAAAAGCATTTAAATATAATCCGTTAAGCAAAATTTCAAAGCCGCACTTTGCGACCTACGAGCTAGAAGAGACTGATGGTATGACATTGTTCATCGCGTTAAATATGATTCGCGAGAAATTTGACCCAGATCTTAGCTTTGACTTTGTTTGTCGTGCTGGAATTTGTGGAAGTTGTGGCATGCTTGTAAATGGCAAGCCAAGATTAGCTTGTAGAACTCTTACTAAGGATTTTGAAAGCGGAGTAATTGAGCTTATGCCTTTGCCAGTATTTAAGTTACTAAAAGACTTAAGCGTAGATACGGGCAACTGGATGAATGCGATGAGTAGGCGTGTGGAGAGCTGGATACATACAGACCACGAGACAGATATCTCTAAACTTGAGGAAAAGGTTGAGCCTGAAGTGGCTCAAGAGGTATTTGAGCTTGATCGCTGCATCGAGTGCGGTATCTGCGTGGCTGCATGCGGTACGGCTATCATGAGGCCTGATTTCATCGGTGCGGTTGGACTTAACCGTGTAGCTAGATTTAAAATCGATGCGCTCGATAAACGAACCGACGAGGACTTTTACGAGCTTATCGGCGACGATGACGGCGTATTTGGCTGTATGACTTTGCTAGGCTGTGAAGACAACTGCCCTAAACACTTACCACTTCAAAGCCGCATAGCTTATATGCGTAGAAAAATGGCTGCTATAAAGTAG
- a CDS encoding M99 family carboxypeptidase catalytic domain-containing protein, whose product MRKFLLFLLTFTTASLANTLDYALIKKGEPSENTMLLIGGIQGDEPGGFLAASIVATDYNITKGSLWVVPNLNFPSIIERSRGTKGDMNRKFAHVDKNDPDYNSVMKIKDVITDKNVTLILNLHDGSGYYRDKFINKDENPDKWGNTCIIDQSTLPGSKYPELESIASSVKDVLNKHLIDQKHQYHIKNTHTAMGDKEMLKSLTYYAITQNKSAFANEASKNLNAEQRTYYHLIAIEEYMKKAGISFTRPFNLDVKSVKKAIEKEIRLELENSYAISLKNLKPLINFVPLKKSELNYSSPNPLIAVIKENGSFKVQYGNRFVTRLKPQYFEFAKPLDEISLISDGSELTLKSGDKFSVKKSFKIKSLKNVRVNVIGYGTKSIDESEQEVTKNSLNKSYSIDKDGKIYRVEFYKNEDGKEKFAGMILAEFK is encoded by the coding sequence ATGCGTAAATTTTTACTTTTTTTACTAACCTTTACCACTGCTAGTTTAGCCAATACTTTAGACTATGCGCTTATCAAAAAAGGTGAGCCAAGCGAAAACACGATGTTGTTAATCGGCGGTATTCAAGGCGATGAGCCGGGTGGATTTTTGGCAGCCTCTATCGTGGCAACTGACTATAACATCACAAAAGGCTCGCTTTGGGTCGTGCCAAATTTAAATTTCCCAAGCATAATCGAGCGAAGTCGTGGCACAAAAGGCGATATGAATAGAAAATTTGCCCATGTAGATAAAAATGATCCAGACTATAACTCAGTAATGAAGATAAAAGATGTCATCACTGATAAAAACGTCACGCTCATCTTAAATTTACACGATGGAAGTGGCTATTACAGAGATAAATTTATAAACAAAGACGAAAATCCAGACAAATGGGGCAATACTTGCATAATAGATCAAAGCACGCTTCCTGGCTCAAAATATCCAGAGCTTGAAAGTATCGCCTCAAGCGTAAAAGATGTGCTAAATAAGCATCTAATAGATCAAAAACACCAGTATCACATCAAAAACACGCACACTGCGATGGGTGATAAAGAGATGCTAAAAAGCCTAACTTACTATGCTATTACGCAAAATAAGTCAGCCTTTGCAAACGAAGCTAGTAAAAATTTAAACGCCGAGCAAAGGACTTATTACCATCTAATCGCCATTGAAGAATATATGAAAAAGGCTGGCATCAGCTTTACTAGGCCGTTTAATCTTGATGTTAAAAGCGTAAAAAAAGCAATCGAGAAAGAGATCAGACTTGAACTTGAAAATTCATACGCGATAAGTCTTAAAAATCTAAAGCCTTTAATAAATTTTGTCCCACTTAAAAAAAGCGAGTTAAATTACAGCTCACCAAATCCGCTAATAGCTGTTATAAAAGAAAATGGTAGCTTCAAAGTGCAGTACGGCAACCGCTTTGTTACTAGGCTAAAGCCACAATATTTTGAGTTTGCAAAACCACTTGATGAAATTTCACTAATAAGTGACGGTAGCGAGCTTACATTAAAAAGTGGCGATAAATTTAGCGTGAAAAAGAGCTTTAAAATAAAATCACTCAAAAACGTGCGCGTAAATGTCATAGGATATGGCACAAAAAGTATAGATGAGAGCGAGCAAGAAGTGACTAAAAATAGCCTAAATAAAAGCTACAGCATCGACAAAGATGGCAAAATTTATAGAGTCGAGTTTTATAAAAACGAAGATGGCAAAGAGAAATTTGCTGGCATGATCTTAGCGGAGTTTAAATGA
- a CDS encoding restriction endonuclease, protein MLPSYKDMMLPILEFVAQNKEANRAEISKFIIKHFKLKDEDLLQKIKRGTPTYINRTDWALSYLATTAQIKSRPEKVPLQKVGRSLFAITNFGKKLVSSKDKKSKFLSWYDEIYKQEIRREEKEATENTPDDNIDEALCKIKEELKSEILFSILEKEPRFFEYLVTKLLEKMNYGAGNLTNKGPDGGIDGIIDEDELGLSKIYIQAKRYKDGSNIRRPEIQQFIGAISNKNTKKGVFITTAKFTKEAENFAKDNQNFSVVLIYGDKLAELMIKYKVGVQTSQIYEICKIDTDFFEENNF, encoded by the coding sequence ATGTTACCAAGCTATAAAGATATGATGCTACCTATTTTAGAATTTGTTGCGCAAAATAAAGAGGCAAATAGAGCTGAAATTTCTAAATTTATAATTAAGCATTTTAAGTTAAAAGACGAAGATCTTTTGCAAAAAATAAAAAGAGGAACTCCAACTTATATAAATCGTACCGATTGGGCCTTATCCTATCTGGCCACAACAGCTCAAATAAAATCAAGGCCAGAAAAAGTGCCACTTCAAAAAGTTGGTAGAAGTCTATTTGCTATAACAAATTTTGGCAAAAAGCTAGTAAGTAGTAAGGATAAAAAGAGTAAATTTCTCTCTTGGTACGATGAAATTTACAAGCAAGAGATAAGGCGAGAGGAAAAAGAAGCCACAGAAAATACCCCAGATGACAATATAGATGAAGCGCTTTGCAAAATAAAAGAAGAGCTAAAAAGTGAAATTTTATTTAGCATTTTAGAAAAAGAGCCAAGATTTTTTGAATACCTTGTAACAAAGCTACTTGAAAAGATGAATTATGGAGCTGGAAATCTTACGAACAAAGGCCCAGACGGCGGAATAGATGGCATCATAGATGAAGATGAACTTGGGCTTTCTAAAATTTATATCCAAGCAAAAAGATACAAAGACGGCAGTAATATCCGTAGGCCAGAGATTCAGCAGTTTATCGGTGCCATCTCAAATAAAAATACTAAAAAAGGCGTCTTTATCACTACGGCAAAATTTACTAAAGAAGCTGAAAATTTCGCCAAAGATAATCAAAATTTTAGTGTGGTTTTGATATACGGCGACAAGCTTGCAGAGCTAATGATAAAATACAAAGTCGGCGTTCAAACAAGCCAAATATATGAAATTTGCAAAATCGACACCGACTTTTTTGAGGAAAATAATTTTTAA